Part of the Candidatus Chlorohelix allophototropha genome, AAATTGTCGTTCTAAGAGTAACAAATTTGGTCATCAGGTAATTTTTCAGGAGGGGAGCACCTATGTCAGATACTACGACTATTTTGAATAGTAATTCCACCGCAGTAAAAAGCGCCGAGAGTAAAGGATTTAAAGCCGGGCTCGAAGGAATTGTTGCTGCTACTACCGCCCTAAGCAAGGTTGATGGTACAGCAGGACGACTGATTTATCGAGGCTATGATGTTCAGGACCTTGCACGTAATGCTATTTATGAAGAAGTGGTTTATTTACTCTGGTATGGTCGGTTGCCAAATTCTACCGAATTGGAGTGGATTAAGAATAAGCTGGCAGCTGACCGCACATTACCTGCATCAGTGTTGTCAACTTTGCGGGGCTTACCTGCTACCACACAGCCGATGGATGCGTTACGTACTGCTGTTTCTGCTTGGGCAGCTTCCTCAATTGAAGGTTCGCCAAGTCTGGATCAAGCTTTTGCACTGGTTAGCAGAATGCCCGTTTTCTTGGCAGCCTTTCACCGTTTGCGGCAAGGACTTGAACCCCTCGAATCTATTCCTGAACTCAGCCATGCTGCAAATTATCTTTACCTGTTAACCGGAAATATTCCTTCTGAAAATTTTGTAAAAGCAATGAACGCCTACTTGGTGCTATTGTCGGATCATGGGATGAATGCTTCTACTTTTGCAGCGCGTGTAGTTGCCAGCACAGAGTCGGATATGGGTTCGGCGCTAGTAGCCGCAATCGGGGCGTTAAAGGGCCCTTTGCACGGAGGCGCACCCTCAAAAGTCAAGGATATGCTACTGGCAATCGGTTCATTGGATCATGCCGAAACTTGGCTACGGGATGCACTTTCGCATAATGTCCGCCTTATGGGCTTTGGTCACCGTATCTACAAGACCGCAGACCCTCGTTCCTTGCCGTTGCAAGAGCTTGCCAAACTTGCCAACCCGGAAGTATATGAACTGGCGCATCATGTAGAGGAAACCGCGCTTTTACTACTGGAAGAATATAAACCCGGTCATAACCTTTATACCAATGTAGAATTCTATTCTGCTGTTCTTTTAGATTCTCTGAACCTGCCAGGTGATTTATTTACCCCTACATTTGCAGTTGGACGCTCAGCAGGGTGGTCTGCACATGTGCTGGAACAGATGGTTAACAACCGTCTTATCCGTCCGGCAGCCGAATATAAAGGTCTATTAGATCTTGCTTTTGTTTCAGTTGACCAGCGTTAAATTAGTTGATGTCGCAGATAATTATGAAATCTGCGATAATCTCACGGTCAGTAAATTACCGATAATCACACATAAAGGAGCAGAAATTGAGCTATAACGTAACCCTAATACCTGGAGATGGTATTGGTCCAGAGGTTACCGAAGCAACTCGCAGAGTACTGGATGCTACCGGGATAGAATTTAACTGGGAAGTAAAAAATGCCGGTGGCGAAGAGCTTGAACGTAGTGGTAGTTTATTGCCAGAAGGCACTCTTGAGTCTGTTCGTAGGAATAAAGTAGCTATAAAGGGACCAATTACTACTCCAATCGGTAAAGGTTTTCGGAGTATAAATGTAGCTTTGCGCCAAAGCCTCGATTTATACTCATGTGTTCGCCCTTGCAAGTTTTATAAGGGTGTGAACAGCCGTTATGATTCTGTTGATCTCGTGTTTGTACGCGAGAACATGGAGGATCTCTACGCTGGGGTGGAATATAGGGAAAATCAACCTGAAACAAAAAGGTTGATTACAGAAATGAAAAAGGATTTTGGAAGCAAACTCAGAGATGATATGGCGCTCAGTATAAAAACTGCAAGCGCGTATGGCACTCGGCGGATTGTTAAGTACGCTTTTGACTATGCCCGCGACAATAATCGCCGCAAAGTAACGGTGGTTCATAAAGCCAATATCATGAAGTTCACCGATGGTTTGTTTCTAGATACTGCCCGTGAAATTGCAAAAGAGTATCCTGACATTGAATTCTCAGAAGTGATTGTAGATGCAATTACTATGCATTTGGTGCAATACCCAGAGGATTACGATGTGCTGGTGTTGCCTAACCTGT contains:
- a CDS encoding citrate synthase codes for the protein MSDTTTILNSNSTAVKSAESKGFKAGLEGIVAATTALSKVDGTAGRLIYRGYDVQDLARNAIYEEVVYLLWYGRLPNSTELEWIKNKLAADRTLPASVLSTLRGLPATTQPMDALRTAVSAWAASSIEGSPSLDQAFALVSRMPVFLAAFHRLRQGLEPLESIPELSHAANYLYLLTGNIPSENFVKAMNAYLVLLSDHGMNASTFAARVVASTESDMGSALVAAIGALKGPLHGGAPSKVKDMLLAIGSLDHAETWLRDALSHNVRLMGFGHRIYKTADPRSLPLQELAKLANPEVYELAHHVEETALLLLEEYKPGHNLYTNVEFYSAVLLDSLNLPGDLFTPTFAVGRSAGWSAHVLEQMVNNRLIRPAAEYKGLLDLAFVSVDQR
- a CDS encoding isocitrate/isopropylmalate dehydrogenase family protein, coding for MSYNVTLIPGDGIGPEVTEATRRVLDATGIEFNWEVKNAGGEELERSGSLLPEGTLESVRRNKVAIKGPITTPIGKGFRSINVALRQSLDLYSCVRPCKFYKGVNSRYDSVDLVFVRENMEDLYAGVEYRENQPETKRLITEMKKDFGSKLRDDMALSIKTASAYGTRRIVKYAFDYARDNNRRKVTVVHKANIMKFTDGLFLDTAREIAKEYPDIEFSEVIVDAITMHLVQYPEDYDVLVLPNLYGDILSDLGAGLIGGPGMAPGGNIGDEFAVFEATHGSAPQIAGQNIANPLAMILSGLMMLRHLREFDAAKRLEKAIAAVIEEGNKVTIDMKHDRNAHDAVGTQEAADAIIGKLQLL